One Dioscorea cayenensis subsp. rotundata cultivar TDr96_F1 chromosome 17, TDr96_F1_v2_PseudoChromosome.rev07_lg8_w22 25.fasta, whole genome shotgun sequence DNA window includes the following coding sequences:
- the LOC120280776 gene encoding protein GIGANTEA isoform X1 has protein sequence MSTSHEKWIDGLHFSSLFWPPPQDEQQRQAQTMAYVEYFGQFTSEQFPEDVAQLIQNNYPSKEKRLLDEVLATFVLHHPEHGHAMVHPILSCIIDGTLVYDKNDPPFCSFISLVSQSTVKEFPEQWALACGEILRVLTHYNRPIYKTEVQNSEIERSSSGSQATTSDAHEGEACQSMVQEHDRKPLRPLTPWITDILLAAPLGIRSDYFRWCGGVMGKYAAGGELKPPTTASSRGSGKHPQLMPSTPRWAVANGAGVILSVCDEEVARYESAYLTAAAVPALLLPPPTTALDEHLVAGLPALEPYARLFHRYYAIATPSATQRLLLGLLEAPPSWAPDALDAAVQLVELLRAAEDYASGMRLPRNWMHLHFLRAIGTAMSMRAGIAADAAAALLFRILSQPALLFPPLRHAEGVEIYHDASSHKKQQVEAPIAEATTEATAQGIASMLCAHGPDVEWRICTIWEAAYGLLPLSSSSVDLPEIIVATPLQPPALSWSLYLPLLKVLEYLPRGSPSEACLMRIFVATVEAILRRTFPPATSTEHARKSSHHGGMWSTAKSLAVAELRTMIHSLFLESCASMDLASRLLFVVLTVCVSHEALPNGSKRPTGSESHSNGAITEEPQTVNGKEPNRFKTRKKQGPVATFDSYVLAAVCALACELQLFPLIAKNGIQSDPKDTTRMAKGIKSNGVTSDLQNGIGSAICHTRRILGILEALFSLKPSSVGTSWSYSSNEIVAAAMVAAHVSELFVRSKACINALSILRRCKWDTEISTRASSLYHLIDIHGKTVASIVNKAEPFEAHLVLTPAWKEDTMRLSTRKSMASASSSSSGPENKLLLQSKGSSSGAFLESEKAKLLNDAMLRTTGKNMANLPVDASDLANFLTMDKNTGYNCGAQALLRSVIAEKQELCFSVVSLLWHKLIAAPETQMSPESTSAQQGWRQVVDALCDVVSASPTKATTAIVLQAEKDLQPWIARDDEQGQKMWIINQRIVKLIVELMRNHDSPEALIILASASDLLLRATDGMLVDGEACTLPQLELLEVTARAVHLVIGWGESGLAVADGLSNLLKCRLSATVRCLSHPSAHVRALSTSVLRDIMQGSSAKSSSLKNKERNGICDHPYRCMSIGTIDWHADIDKCIKWEAHSRLATGLTLVFLDAAAKDLGCLLPC, from the exons ATGTCCACTTCGCATGAGAAGTGGATTGATGGACTTCACTTCTCATCGTTGTTCTGGCCTCCTCCCCAAGATGAGCAACAGAGGCAG GCACAAACTATGGCCTATGTCGAATATTTTGGGCAGTTCACTTCAGAGCAATTTCCAGAAGATGTGGCCCAG CTAATTCAGAACAATTACCCTTCTAAAGAAAAGCGCCTTCTGGATGAAGTATTGG CCACTTTTGTTCTTCATCACCCAGAGCATGGGCATGCTATGGTTCATCCAATTCTTTCCTGTATAATTGATGGCACATTGGTTTATGACAAGAATGATCCTCCATTCTGTTCTTTCATTTCTTTAGTGAGTCAAAGTACAGTG AAAGAGTTCCCTGAACAATGGGCTTTGGCATGTGGAGAAATTTTGCGGGTGTTAACTCACTACAACCGTCCAATTTACAAGACTGAAGTTCAAAACAGTGAAATAGAGAGGAGTAGCAGTGGCAGTCAAGCCACAACAAGTGATGCACATGAAGGAGAAGCCTGTCAATCAATGGTTCAGGAACATGACCGAAAACCATTGCGACCTTTAACTCCATGGATTACAGATATATTGCTTGCTGCACCTTTGGGGATTAGAAGTGACTATTTTCGCTG GTGCGGTGGGGTCATGGGAAAATATGCAGCTGGTGGAGAATTAAAGCCTCCTACAACTG CATCTAGTCGTGGATCAGGAAAGCACCCTCAACTTATGCCATCCACTCCAAGATGGGCTGTTGCCAATGGGGCTGGTGTAATATTAAGTGTTTGTGATGAGGAAGTTGCTCGTTATGAAAGTGCATATCTTACAGCAGCTGCTGTTCCTGCACTTCTGCTCCCTCCTCCTACAACCGCCTTAGATGAGCATCTAGTAGCAGGGCTACCAGCCCTCGAGCCTTATGCTCGTTTATTTCATCG GTACTATGCAATTGCCACTCCAAGTGCGACACAAAGACTTTTGTTAGGACTTCTTGAGGCACCACCGTCTTGGGCTCCAGATGCACTTGATGCGGCTGTTCAACTTGTGGAACTTCTCAGAGCAGCTGAGGATTATGCATCTGGCATGAGG CTCCCAAGAAATTGGATGCATCTGCACTTTTTACGGGCAATAGGAACTGCAATGTCAATGAGGGCTGGTATTGCTGCTGATGCCGCCGCTGCTTTACTTTTCCGCATACTTTCACAGCCTGCATTGCTTTTTCCTCCATTGAGGCATGCCGAGGGAGTTGAAATTTATCATGATGCATCATCTCATAAAAAACAG CAGGTGGAAGCTCCTATAGCAGAAGCCACCACTGAAGCTACTGCACAAGGAATTGCTTCAATGTTGTGTGCCCATGGCCCAGATGTCGAATGGAGAATATGCACCATTTGGGAAGCTGCTTATGGCCTCCTTCCCTTGAGTTCCTCCTCTGTTGATTTGCCTGAAATCATAGTTGCAACTCCACTGCAACCTCCTGCTTTGTCATGGAGTTTATATTTGCCTCTGCTTAAAGTTCTGGAATATCTCCCCAGAGGAAGTCCGTCTGAAGCATGTCTCATGAGAATCTTTGTGGCAACTGTGGAAGCAATTTTGCGAAGAACTTTTCCGCCAGCAACATCCACTGAGCACGCCAGAAAGTCAAGTCATCATGGTGGCATGTGGTCTACTGCTAAAAGCCTTGCTGTTGCTGAGCTTCGTACTATGATTCACTCATTATTTTTGGAATCATGTGCCTCCATGGATCTTGCCTCCCGCTTGCTGTTTGTCGTGCTGACAGTGTGTGTCAGTCATGAAGCTTTGCCCAATGGAAGTAAGAGACCCACTGGTTCTGAAAGTCATTCTAATGGTGCAATTACAGAAGAACCTCAAACTGTCAATGGAAAGGAACCAAACAGATTTAAAACCAGGAAGAAGCAAGGACCTGTAGCAACATTCGATTCATATGTTTTGGCTGCTGTATGTGCTTTGGCTTGTGAACTTCAGTTATTCCCACTGATCGCAAAAAATGGTATACAATCAGATCCTAAAGATACTACCAGGATGGCCAAGGGTATAAAAAGTAATGGAGTAACTTCTGACTTGCAAAATGGCATTGGCTCAGCTATTTGTCACACTCGTAGAATTCTTGGAATACTGGAAGCTCTTTTCTCGTTGAAGCCATCTTCAGTGGGTACATCTTGGAGCTACAGTTCAAATGAGATTGTTGCCGCAGCTATGGTTGCTGCTCATGTTTCCGAGTTATTTGTACGATCAAAAGCATGCATAAATGCCCTCTCCATTCTGAGGCGATGCAAGTGGGACACTGAGATTTCAACCAGAGCATCTTCATTGTACCATCTAATCGACATACATGGCAAAACTGTTGCTTCCATTGTTAATAAGGCAGAACCATTTGAAGCACATTTGGTGCTCACACCTGCATGGAAGGAGGATACAATGCGGTTAAGCACAAGAAAGTCAATGGCTTCAGCAAGCAGTAGCAGCTCTGGACCAGAGAATAAGCTACTCTTGCAATCCAAGGGTAGTTCTTCGGGTGCATTTTTAGAATCTGAAAAGGCCAAATTACTAAATGATGCTATGTTGAGGACAACAGGGAAAAACATGGCAAATTTACCCGTGGATGCATCGGATTTGGCAAACTTTCTTACAATGGATAAAAATACAGGGTATAATTGTGGTGCACAAGCTCTTTTAAGATCGGTCATTGCCGAGAAACAGGAGTTATGTTTCTCTGTGGTTTCCTTGTTATGGCACAAATTAATTGCGGCTCCAGAAACCCAAATGAGTCCTGAAAGTACTTCTGCTCAGCAGGGGTGGAGGCAG GTAGTGGATGCATTGTGTGATGTTGTTTCTGCATCACCAACAAAAGCAACAACGGCAATTGTTCTCCAG GCTGAAAAGGATTTGCAACCCTGGATTGCTAGAGACGATGAACAGGGTCAGAAAATGTGGATAATCAACCAGCGCATTGTAAAGTTGATTGTGGAACTAATGAGAAATCATGACAGCCCGGAAGCGCTGATAATTCTGGCAAGTGCTTCAGATCTGCTCCTCCGTGCCACTGATGGGATGCTTGTCGATGGTGAAGCTTGCACTCTACCACAACTAGAG cTCCTGGAAGTAACAGCTAGAGCAGTTCACCTTGTGATTGGTTGGGGAGAATCAGGCTTAGCAGTTGCAGATGGCCTTTCAAATCTTTTAAAG TGTCGTTTATCTGCCACGGTCCGCTGCCTTTCTCATCCAAGCGCACACGTCCGTGCTCTCAGCACGTCAGTTCTTCGTGATATCATGCAAGGCAGCTCAGCCAAGTCCAGTAGcctcaaaaacaaagaaaggaatGGGATTTGCGACCACCCGTATCGGTGCATGAGCATAGGCACAATCGACTGGCACGCGGACATTGATAAGTGTATCAAGTGGGAAGCTCACAGCAGGCTCGCGACTGGATTAACACTCGTGTTCCTTGATGCTGCTGCCAAGGACTTAGGCTGCCTCCTTCCATGTTGA
- the LOC120280776 gene encoding protein GIGANTEA isoform X2 has product MSTSHEKWIDGLHFSSLFWPPPQDEQQRQAQTMAYVEYFGQFTSEQFPEDVAQLIQNNYPSKEKRLLDEVLATFVLHHPEHGHAMVHPILSCIIDGTLVYDKNDPPFCSFISLVSQSTVKEFPEQWALACGEILRVLTHYNRPIYKTEVQNSEIERSSSGSQATTSDAHEGEACQSMVQEHDRKPLRPLTPWITDILLAAPLGIRSDYFRWCGGVMGKYAAGGELKPPTTASSRGSGKHPQLMPSTPRWAVANGAGVILSVCDEEVARYESAYLTAAAVPALLLPPPTTALDEHLVAGLPALEPYARLFHRYYAIATPSATQRLLLGLLEAPPSWAPDALDAAVQLVELLRAAEDYASGMRLPRNWMHLHFLRAIGTAMSMRAGIAADAAAALLFRILSQPALLFPPLRHAEGVEIYHDASSHKKQVEAPIAEATTEATAQGIASMLCAHGPDVEWRICTIWEAAYGLLPLSSSSVDLPEIIVATPLQPPALSWSLYLPLLKVLEYLPRGSPSEACLMRIFVATVEAILRRTFPPATSTEHARKSSHHGGMWSTAKSLAVAELRTMIHSLFLESCASMDLASRLLFVVLTVCVSHEALPNGSKRPTGSESHSNGAITEEPQTVNGKEPNRFKTRKKQGPVATFDSYVLAAVCALACELQLFPLIAKNGIQSDPKDTTRMAKGIKSNGVTSDLQNGIGSAICHTRRILGILEALFSLKPSSVGTSWSYSSNEIVAAAMVAAHVSELFVRSKACINALSILRRCKWDTEISTRASSLYHLIDIHGKTVASIVNKAEPFEAHLVLTPAWKEDTMRLSTRKSMASASSSSSGPENKLLLQSKGSSSGAFLESEKAKLLNDAMLRTTGKNMANLPVDASDLANFLTMDKNTGYNCGAQALLRSVIAEKQELCFSVVSLLWHKLIAAPETQMSPESTSAQQGWRQVVDALCDVVSASPTKATTAIVLQAEKDLQPWIARDDEQGQKMWIINQRIVKLIVELMRNHDSPEALIILASASDLLLRATDGMLVDGEACTLPQLELLEVTARAVHLVIGWGESGLAVADGLSNLLKCRLSATVRCLSHPSAHVRALSTSVLRDIMQGSSAKSSSLKNKERNGICDHPYRCMSIGTIDWHADIDKCIKWEAHSRLATGLTLVFLDAAAKDLGCLLPC; this is encoded by the exons ATGTCCACTTCGCATGAGAAGTGGATTGATGGACTTCACTTCTCATCGTTGTTCTGGCCTCCTCCCCAAGATGAGCAACAGAGGCAG GCACAAACTATGGCCTATGTCGAATATTTTGGGCAGTTCACTTCAGAGCAATTTCCAGAAGATGTGGCCCAG CTAATTCAGAACAATTACCCTTCTAAAGAAAAGCGCCTTCTGGATGAAGTATTGG CCACTTTTGTTCTTCATCACCCAGAGCATGGGCATGCTATGGTTCATCCAATTCTTTCCTGTATAATTGATGGCACATTGGTTTATGACAAGAATGATCCTCCATTCTGTTCTTTCATTTCTTTAGTGAGTCAAAGTACAGTG AAAGAGTTCCCTGAACAATGGGCTTTGGCATGTGGAGAAATTTTGCGGGTGTTAACTCACTACAACCGTCCAATTTACAAGACTGAAGTTCAAAACAGTGAAATAGAGAGGAGTAGCAGTGGCAGTCAAGCCACAACAAGTGATGCACATGAAGGAGAAGCCTGTCAATCAATGGTTCAGGAACATGACCGAAAACCATTGCGACCTTTAACTCCATGGATTACAGATATATTGCTTGCTGCACCTTTGGGGATTAGAAGTGACTATTTTCGCTG GTGCGGTGGGGTCATGGGAAAATATGCAGCTGGTGGAGAATTAAAGCCTCCTACAACTG CATCTAGTCGTGGATCAGGAAAGCACCCTCAACTTATGCCATCCACTCCAAGATGGGCTGTTGCCAATGGGGCTGGTGTAATATTAAGTGTTTGTGATGAGGAAGTTGCTCGTTATGAAAGTGCATATCTTACAGCAGCTGCTGTTCCTGCACTTCTGCTCCCTCCTCCTACAACCGCCTTAGATGAGCATCTAGTAGCAGGGCTACCAGCCCTCGAGCCTTATGCTCGTTTATTTCATCG GTACTATGCAATTGCCACTCCAAGTGCGACACAAAGACTTTTGTTAGGACTTCTTGAGGCACCACCGTCTTGGGCTCCAGATGCACTTGATGCGGCTGTTCAACTTGTGGAACTTCTCAGAGCAGCTGAGGATTATGCATCTGGCATGAGG CTCCCAAGAAATTGGATGCATCTGCACTTTTTACGGGCAATAGGAACTGCAATGTCAATGAGGGCTGGTATTGCTGCTGATGCCGCCGCTGCTTTACTTTTCCGCATACTTTCACAGCCTGCATTGCTTTTTCCTCCATTGAGGCATGCCGAGGGAGTTGAAATTTATCATGATGCATCATCTCATAAAAAACAG GTGGAAGCTCCTATAGCAGAAGCCACCACTGAAGCTACTGCACAAGGAATTGCTTCAATGTTGTGTGCCCATGGCCCAGATGTCGAATGGAGAATATGCACCATTTGGGAAGCTGCTTATGGCCTCCTTCCCTTGAGTTCCTCCTCTGTTGATTTGCCTGAAATCATAGTTGCAACTCCACTGCAACCTCCTGCTTTGTCATGGAGTTTATATTTGCCTCTGCTTAAAGTTCTGGAATATCTCCCCAGAGGAAGTCCGTCTGAAGCATGTCTCATGAGAATCTTTGTGGCAACTGTGGAAGCAATTTTGCGAAGAACTTTTCCGCCAGCAACATCCACTGAGCACGCCAGAAAGTCAAGTCATCATGGTGGCATGTGGTCTACTGCTAAAAGCCTTGCTGTTGCTGAGCTTCGTACTATGATTCACTCATTATTTTTGGAATCATGTGCCTCCATGGATCTTGCCTCCCGCTTGCTGTTTGTCGTGCTGACAGTGTGTGTCAGTCATGAAGCTTTGCCCAATGGAAGTAAGAGACCCACTGGTTCTGAAAGTCATTCTAATGGTGCAATTACAGAAGAACCTCAAACTGTCAATGGAAAGGAACCAAACAGATTTAAAACCAGGAAGAAGCAAGGACCTGTAGCAACATTCGATTCATATGTTTTGGCTGCTGTATGTGCTTTGGCTTGTGAACTTCAGTTATTCCCACTGATCGCAAAAAATGGTATACAATCAGATCCTAAAGATACTACCAGGATGGCCAAGGGTATAAAAAGTAATGGAGTAACTTCTGACTTGCAAAATGGCATTGGCTCAGCTATTTGTCACACTCGTAGAATTCTTGGAATACTGGAAGCTCTTTTCTCGTTGAAGCCATCTTCAGTGGGTACATCTTGGAGCTACAGTTCAAATGAGATTGTTGCCGCAGCTATGGTTGCTGCTCATGTTTCCGAGTTATTTGTACGATCAAAAGCATGCATAAATGCCCTCTCCATTCTGAGGCGATGCAAGTGGGACACTGAGATTTCAACCAGAGCATCTTCATTGTACCATCTAATCGACATACATGGCAAAACTGTTGCTTCCATTGTTAATAAGGCAGAACCATTTGAAGCACATTTGGTGCTCACACCTGCATGGAAGGAGGATACAATGCGGTTAAGCACAAGAAAGTCAATGGCTTCAGCAAGCAGTAGCAGCTCTGGACCAGAGAATAAGCTACTCTTGCAATCCAAGGGTAGTTCTTCGGGTGCATTTTTAGAATCTGAAAAGGCCAAATTACTAAATGATGCTATGTTGAGGACAACAGGGAAAAACATGGCAAATTTACCCGTGGATGCATCGGATTTGGCAAACTTTCTTACAATGGATAAAAATACAGGGTATAATTGTGGTGCACAAGCTCTTTTAAGATCGGTCATTGCCGAGAAACAGGAGTTATGTTTCTCTGTGGTTTCCTTGTTATGGCACAAATTAATTGCGGCTCCAGAAACCCAAATGAGTCCTGAAAGTACTTCTGCTCAGCAGGGGTGGAGGCAG GTAGTGGATGCATTGTGTGATGTTGTTTCTGCATCACCAACAAAAGCAACAACGGCAATTGTTCTCCAG GCTGAAAAGGATTTGCAACCCTGGATTGCTAGAGACGATGAACAGGGTCAGAAAATGTGGATAATCAACCAGCGCATTGTAAAGTTGATTGTGGAACTAATGAGAAATCATGACAGCCCGGAAGCGCTGATAATTCTGGCAAGTGCTTCAGATCTGCTCCTCCGTGCCACTGATGGGATGCTTGTCGATGGTGAAGCTTGCACTCTACCACAACTAGAG cTCCTGGAAGTAACAGCTAGAGCAGTTCACCTTGTGATTGGTTGGGGAGAATCAGGCTTAGCAGTTGCAGATGGCCTTTCAAATCTTTTAAAG TGTCGTTTATCTGCCACGGTCCGCTGCCTTTCTCATCCAAGCGCACACGTCCGTGCTCTCAGCACGTCAGTTCTTCGTGATATCATGCAAGGCAGCTCAGCCAAGTCCAGTAGcctcaaaaacaaagaaaggaatGGGATTTGCGACCACCCGTATCGGTGCATGAGCATAGGCACAATCGACTGGCACGCGGACATTGATAAGTGTATCAAGTGGGAAGCTCACAGCAGGCTCGCGACTGGATTAACACTCGTGTTCCTTGATGCTGCTGCCAAGGACTTAGGCTGCCTCCTTCCATGTTGA